The genome window TGATTATTCTACCTGCCATTTTGCTCAGTGTCAACACTTCCCATGAGAACCACTAGTCAAACACCCTCCACTGCATCACTGCCATCTGAATTCAAACGACCCAAGTGAGAAATCCTCCAAAATCAAGTCTGTCCACTGTGCTTGTGCCACACACAAATGAGATGACTAGCTTTGAACATTGTATTGTGTATTTACACACTATTTCCAGAATGCTTTGGCTTGGTAAATGTCATGCTGAGTGTGTTTTGTCTTCCCCAGGATTCCTCTGCCACAGCTGTTTAACTCCCCCAGTAAGTACAGACCTGAGGAGACAGGCATCACACTGACTCAGCAGGCTCCCAGTCACTGCCATAACCACTGCCTTTCTCAGAGACGCAATAAAGCTACTATATAGACCTACGTTTTTAACATAAATGCCCCATTCTTAAATAAAGTTGATTGTTTTGTCGTTGTACATGTTTTCTGATTCCCAGAACACAGGGTAAAGTTGCCAGAGGAAAAGGTTGCCAGAGGAAATGTGTCTATAACTGAAAATGGGTCAAAAGACGATGAGGTAATCAGAAACCGACTATATTTGAAAACAATTGATTTTGGGTGTTAGGTAACATGTCATGAGTGATGTCGGTGTCATGAGTGAATATCTGTTGAGCTGTTTAAGAGCATTTTTTTAGTGGAATGTTAGGTGGAGAACATTAGTGGACCAGAGTCTGAACCTTCTgtcatgttgttgtttgttcCAGGGGGCTGATGTCCTAAAGAAACCCTGGTACGCAAGTGCATGTGACCGCAAGAAAGCAGAGGATGCGTTGATTCGCTCTGATAAGGCAAGATTTCTTTTCCAGTGAATACTCAATCTGAGAATGGTGAAAGGTAGCCCAAAAAAATTGTATTGCAGTATTTCAGTGGATAAAAATGGCACTCTATAAAAGCTTATGTAGACGGGGTATTTTGTGTGTCAGGATGGGTCCTTCCTGGTGAGGAAGAGCTCTAGTCAGGACATCCAGCAACCCTACACACTGGTAGTGTTCTACAATAGTAGGGTCTACAACATCCCAATCCGTTACATCCAGGTGTCCCAGCAGTACGCTCttgggagggagaagaaaggagaagaggtATGTCATCACTGCACCGATATATAATAGGTGCTGGATTGGAGTACAATTCCTGCATTGAAAGATGTTGAAATATTGTGACTTTATCAGtgatcttcctctccatctgttCCCCAGCGTTTCAGCAGTGTCTCTCACATGATAGAGAACCATCAGAGGCATTCCCTGGTGCTGATTGACAGCCAGAGTAACAGCAAGGATTCCACCAAACTGAATTATGTGGTGAAGCCCTAGGCAGATGTTTAGTGCCATTGCTGAACAAACTGGACTCAATGCTTTGGAATGATTCTCTCCCCATCCACTGAGTATTTTATACATCTTAAATTAACAGTAATGAGAGTGGTGCTTCAAGATCCAAAGTTTATGGGATTCAACTAATAGACAATAAGTAGAAATGCAGTATTTTGCGTTAAATGAAAGTCTTAAGTGTTTTTTCAAAGTGGACACCAACACACATTAAGTGATCGTCATATCATTTGAATGTATTTATCTGTACAACATGAAATACTATGAGACGAGCCTGAACAAGATTAAAGCAGTCATTGTGTAAAAAGAAAAGGCCAGGCACTTGGTGAACTCAAATATTCTCTGGTCAAAACTGCACCTCCAACTCGACAATACTTGCTTTGAGAGATTGCACTGTGAGAGACAGATACATAGTCTAGATATTAAAGAAGATAAATGTGCTACATTAATTGTTTTGGATGCATCATCCCAAGGGACTTTACAGTAGGCCTGAGGAATCATAACAATTGACTCATCTGTATGAAGATTGTCATAGGCTGAATAAGGTGAGGCAACAGGAAATATTAACTGTCCCTTCTTAGCGCAATTACAAATCAAACTTATGATTATTTCAAGTCACAATTGTAATTTCCTTGAGAAAAATCACATTGTAGAGGATCTGTCTGCATTTAAAACCAGCTTTTATACAATAACTATACTCATCCAATGAAATTACAGACCAGAGTTAAGCTTTATAAAAAAGTATTCTTTGGACTGCTCCTGCTCCTATTGCAAGAATAACTTCCCCTGCCCCTCAACATATACCCCACATGAGTAATACTATACtagaaacaaaaacatttggtatgtATTCAAATAAAAACTATTCAATGGCCAATCATCTGAATAGTACAGAAAAAGCCTATGGAATCCTATTTATACTTCTTCTTTGTGTAGCTTAGCAATACAGGAAACCAAAACAACTTTCCAAAACACATCTGTAACATATACACATAAAGACAAAGTATAGCCTACCCGTATACAATCCCTATATTTAATCCAATCTTGAACTCTGCGATAGaaccatatacagtacagtgtatGGGAGAGAATCCTCATGCTAGTTTACTGAAATCTACATATCATAGCTTTTAGACATAATACAAAGAAAGGGGTGTCCATCCCATAATAAGTTGATACTATAGCTGGGAACTTAGTCAAGGGGTAAACAACATGTCACAAAGATTTTATGTAGCCTATAAAATATCCTGAGTACGGCTCCATGCTGTCAGACCTCTTGTGGAGACTGAACTTATTTGTGGAATTGTCTGTATCATCACTCGAGAGGTTCCTTTGGTCCATCATCATGTTCACAACTATTCATCGTAGTGCAGGAGCACTACATCTCTCTGTCCAGTGTTGGTGACATTTTACGTTTCACAGCTCCGCCTCTTGCTTTCCATCAAATGTCTCTGACCATGACAGATCCACATCTCCTGGTTACTGAAGACCCTGCCACAAAACCAGCAATCGAACTTCAAAGGGGGATTGGTGTTATGGGAGTCTGCATCAACCACTTTGTATTTTTTCCTGCTCATCTTTTTCAGCTTCAGTTTTAGGATGAACCTCTCTTTAACTGTATTCTCTGGCAACATACATCGTTGAGAAGGGCTGCAGGACTTTGTTGAGTCACTTCCCCATGCCATCTCACAGTCCAGGGCTGATAGAGCTTTCAATGTTGATCGTGACAGCACCACCTTCTGGACCTCTCCTTGGTACCTGTGGACTACTTGCATGATATTGGTAACCTCAGGGATGTCTGTGTCTGGATGATTCAGCACTACCACTGGTTGGTCTTCATTTGGTCGCTTGATAAGTTGAGTCGGGGACAACGGCAGTAGCTTTAGAGTCCTCTCAGCATGTTTTGGGGCTGGCTTCCAATGGTGCATTGACACTAAGGCCTCCCGGCCTGGGCTTTGGCTTCTTGAGGTTTTGTTGGCTTTTGAGAATGGTTCGGGACAACCGTCTGAAGACGTCCCACTTGGTTTCTTTGCAGTGACCTTCTGCTCATTTGGTTGTGGCAAGGATACAGACATAGTTTCATGCAAGATGTGGCAAGGATCGTCTATCAAATGTGTTATACCTGTCAAAGGAAAGGTGATAGTACTTAAGTGTTTTTAAGTATTAGAAGAACAAAGGCCACATTCTACATACATGTGCAAAACATCTGTTTACTTACCCTTGGTCATGACAACCTGAGGTTGTGTGGTTAGTTCATGGTTTGATTTAGCTTCATCATTCCCATCCTGGTTACCTCTTATGTTCTTAGGACTCAAATTAGTGTTTTGAATCAGTGCATTCTCAACATGAGAATAAAGTTCACTGCGTTTTAAGGTATCTGAGGAAAACTTGGAATTGGTCTGGTTCTCAACTGCAACTAAACTGTTCAGGTTCACAGTGGTGCATCCTTCAGATGTGGTGTTGCCAACGTCTGTCTCAAAGGAAGGCAATCCCACCACTATTTCATGATGTGCCCTGTTTTCTGATGAGGACATAACACTGTGAACAAAATGGTTCTCGACATCCACCATTTTGAACCCCATGGCATTTGTAGTGCAATTGTGAGAAACTGAAGTCATATGTTGGGCCTCAAGGACACTGAAGTCACTCACGCTAAACTGACCAGGATTTGGGACTGGGCATTCCCTTTCTGTCAATTGGGATGAAGCTGTGAGGGCTTTTAAGATATTGAGTTGGTCAGCCTTGGTTTCTTTGGTCAATTTCAATCCACTCTTTTCTGTCAGTGCTCTGTGTAGAAATTGCTGTTTTTCCTCTAAAGTCATTTGGGGGTGGGAAAAACTGTGGTACTGTTCCAGCAAACTGCCCCCTACCACGAGGGAAGGACCTTGTGATGTCCACTGCATTTCCTTTACTGGGTCCTTCTTCAAAAATAGCTTTAGTCCTGGTGGTGGTTTATTTACTATCTTTGGTCTGAACgccttcctcctcctactccttttcctgttaGCTAAATGTGTCTCATTGGTAGATTTTTCTTTCTCACTTGTCATCTTTGTCAACTTCAACTCCTCTGTCCTCTTTTCACAGATATTAGCATTCTGAGGTTCCTCAGGGTGTCGTCTCCTGTAGTCGCCATGTTCTTTTTGATCAAACCTCACTCTTTGATTCTCACCATCTTCCAGACTTTGATTGCAC of Hypomesus transpacificus isolate Combined female chromosome 11, fHypTra1, whole genome shotgun sequence contains these proteins:
- the LOC124473804 gene encoding uncharacterized protein LOC124473804 isoform X1, producing the protein MKLSWLPLAELSSSSPRKGASIAMDSTGIESGVHTAKKKKVAAEDSNWHNRLRLRKAADQPPTMQSEDKHKSMKITEDREQHMKQTLLKMTSACKPTQSKRWINTMGDIVRFTCSECEDSKTFSAKGLLGHFKLKHQASTPVFPCDMCTFNTHELACLQVHVLGHKDTFASCVVCNDNVQRTLSELTTHLDMQHKVKGLYLCERCKFSVSDVGAFLEHIYLHCLTMCDNGGQSGHADMICKEPIKATKIPLRCPFCDYESTLNCTITKHIATVHGEDRSQKSKQRMRKINETMIGSTPRPRQRMTRKAAREMCWMSQDCLSLPGKEFLDKYCKLSDPGTALEESRHFLERSVVAESGTEKWTKALQTVLSNVPQCQMSENGPVSNPSNDLTVLMVKNKIYVPQNRAEAIGLTMVEGKRDTILNVMPLEEQNTLPAETCSEVFCPTAHVKTCQPNLDLHLTQPTNPPGSLFFQNEFSGCNQSLEDGENQRVRFDQKEHGDYRRRHPEEPQNANICEKRTEELKLTKMTSEKEKSTNETHLANRKRSRRRKAFRPKIVNKPPPGLKLFLKKDPVKEMQWTSQGPSLVVGGSLLEQYHSFSHPQMTLEEKQQFLHRALTEKSGLKLTKETKADQLNILKALTASSQLTERECPVPNPGQFSVSDFSVLEAQHMTSVSHNCTTNAMGFKMVDVENHFVHSVMSSSENRAHHEIVVGLPSFETDVGNTTSEGCTTVNLNSLVAVENQTNSKFSSDTLKRSELYSHVENALIQNTNLSPKNIRGNQDGNDEAKSNHELTTQPQVVMTKGITHLIDDPCHILHETMSVSLPQPNEQKVTAKKPSGTSSDGCPEPFSKANKTSRSQSPGREALVSMHHWKPAPKHAERTLKLLPLSPTQLIKRPNEDQPVVVLNHPDTDIPEVTNIMQVVHRYQGEVQKVVLSRSTLKALSALDCEMAWGSDSTKSCSPSQRCMLPENTVKERFILKLKLKKMSRKKYKVVDADSHNTNPPLKFDCWFCGRVFSNQEMWICHGQRHLMESKRRSCET
- the LOC124473804 gene encoding uncharacterized protein LOC124473804 isoform X2: MTSEKEKSTNETHLANRKRSRRRKAFRPKIVNKPPPGLKLFLKKDPVKEMQWTSQGPSLVVGGSLLEQYHSFSHPQMTLEEKQQFLHRALTEKSGLKLTKETKADQLNILKALTASSQLTERECPVPNPGQFSVSDFSVLEAQHMTSVSHNCTTNAMGFKMVDVENHFVHSVMSSSENRAHHEIVVGLPSFETDVGNTTSEGCTTVNLNSLVAVENQTNSKFSSDTLKRSELYSHVENALIQNTNLSPKNIRGNQDGNDEAKSNHELTTQPQVVMTKGITHLIDDPCHILHETMSVSLPQPNEQKVTAKKPSGTSSDGCPEPFSKANKTSRSQSPGREALVSMHHWKPAPKHAERTLKLLPLSPTQLIKRPNEDQPVVVLNHPDTDIPEVTNIMQVVHRYQGEVQKVVLSRSTLKALSALDCEMAWGSDSTKSCSPSQRCMLPENTVKERFILKLKLKKMSRKKYKVVDADSHNTNPPLKFDCWFCGRVFSNQEMWICHGQRHLMESKRRSCET